From one Halothece sp. PCC 7418 genomic stretch:
- a CDS encoding NAD(P)-dependent nickel-iron dehydrogenase subunit HoxY, which yields MDKIKFATIWLAGCSGCHMSFLDLDEWLIELAQHVDIVYSPVGSDYKEYPENVDVCLVEGAVANEDNLELIQEVRKKTKLLVSFGDCAVTANVPAMRNLQGQTDGTLKRCYLELGDDSRQLPHAPGIVPELLDEVRPVHEVVNVDLYLPGCPPSAERIQSAIAPLLEAKNPDMTGREMLKFG from the coding sequence ATGGACAAGATAAAGTTTGCAACGATCTGGCTTGCGGGATGTTCGGGTTGTCATATGTCGTTTTTAGATTTGGATGAATGGCTCATTGAACTCGCCCAGCACGTGGATATCGTCTATTCCCCGGTGGGATCGGATTATAAAGAGTATCCTGAAAATGTGGATGTCTGTTTAGTGGAAGGGGCGGTTGCGAATGAGGACAACCTCGAACTCATTCAAGAAGTCCGCAAGAAAACAAAACTTTTGGTGTCCTTTGGGGATTGTGCAGTAACGGCAAATGTTCCCGCCATGCGGAACTTACAAGGGCAAACGGATGGCACCCTCAAACGCTGTTACTTGGAATTGGGAGACGATTCGCGACAACTTCCCCACGCCCCTGGGATTGTCCCCGAATTATTAGATGAAGTGCGTCCTGTGCATGAGGTGGTCAATGTGGATCTTTATTTACCCGGTTGTCCCCCTTCAGCAGAACGGATTCAAAGCGCGATCGCGCCGTTGCTAGAGGCAAAAAATCCAGACATGACTGGACGAGAAATGCTCAAATTTGGTTGA
- the hoxU gene encoding bidirectional hydrogenase complex protein HoxU produces the protein MAVTTLTIDDVDVAVEAGSTILQASQEAGIRIPVLCHLEGVSDVGACRLCLVEIEGINKLLPACVTEVSEEMKVHTNTPRLQEYRKMVVEMLFAEGNHVCAICVANENCELQDLAVEVGMDHTRFSYRFPSDRDVDVSHERFGIDRNRCVLCTRCVRVCDEIEGAHVWDVAERGETCKVVTGLSQPWGDVDACTACGKCVDACPTGAIFRKGVTVAEMERDRAKLEFLVTAREKKEWTR, from the coding sequence ATGGCAGTAACAACGCTGACAATTGATGATGTTGATGTGGCTGTGGAGGCTGGATCAACAATTTTACAGGCTTCGCAAGAAGCGGGAATTCGGATTCCAGTATTATGCCACCTAGAAGGGGTTTCCGATGTGGGCGCGTGTCGCCTCTGTTTGGTGGAAATAGAAGGGATTAATAAATTGCTTCCAGCTTGTGTAACGGAAGTGAGTGAAGAGATGAAAGTCCACACCAACACCCCCCGTTTGCAAGAATATCGGAAGATGGTGGTGGAAATGCTCTTTGCGGAGGGGAATCATGTTTGTGCGATTTGTGTGGCAAATGAGAACTGTGAGTTGCAAGATTTAGCCGTTGAGGTGGGAATGGATCATACCCGCTTTAGCTATCGTTTCCCCAGCGATCGCGATGTGGATGTCTCTCATGAACGCTTTGGCATAGATCGCAACCGTTGTGTGTTATGTACCCGGTGTGTGCGCGTTTGCGATGAAATTGAAGGGGCGCACGTTTGGGATGTTGCCGAACGAGGGGAAACCTGTAAAGTGGTGACAGGCTTAAGTCAGCCTTGGGGAGACGTGGATGCTTGTACCGCTTGCGGAAAGTGTGTCGATGCTTGTCCCACTGGGGCGATTTTCCGGAAAGGGGTAACCGTCGCCGAAATGGAGCGCGATCGCGCCAAGTTAGAATTTTTAGTGACAGCACGGGAGAAAAAAGAATGGACAAGATAA
- a CDS encoding NuoF family protein — MEWAEFNNWAEEARQKRKTTRVYCCTSTGCQASSSLAVHKAMQKAVKEAHLDDVQVVSVGCMGFCGQGPIVEVENSQDPDQYKLYEKVTPEQAPSIIKGLQGEEVTAAPGNPNHPFFSHQVQIVREHSGQIDPESIDEYLAIGGYQGLYKSLFEMSPEEVVQEITRSGLRGRGGAGFPTGLKWSTVAKMPPGQKYVICNADEGDPGAFMDRSVLESDPHRILEGMAIAGYAVGADHGFIYVRAEYPLAISRLEKAIKQAKRNNVLGSQIFGSAINFSVEIRVGAGAFVCGEETALIASVSGGRGTPRPRPPYPAVVGLYGKPTLINNVETLGNIAPIITKGSDWYASIGTEKSKGTKIFSLTGNVVYNGLIEVPMGITLREIVEEMGGGVPNGGQVKAVQTGGPSGGCIPADQLNISVDYESLSAVGSMMGSGGMVVMDQDTSMVGVAKYYMEFCQEESCGKCIPCRAGTVQMYDLLKKILAEQATDADLAKLQELCDMVKATSLCGLGQTSPNPVLSTLRYFESEYQDLLQPVMSKV, encoded by the coding sequence ATGGAATGGGCAGAATTTAACAACTGGGCAGAGGAAGCACGACAAAAAAGAAAAACCACCCGTGTCTATTGTTGTACCTCCACAGGCTGTCAGGCTTCCAGTTCCCTCGCCGTCCACAAAGCAATGCAAAAAGCCGTTAAAGAAGCCCACTTAGATGATGTGCAAGTGGTGAGCGTCGGTTGTATGGGCTTTTGCGGTCAGGGGCCGATTGTGGAAGTGGAAAATAGTCAAGACCCTGACCAGTATAAACTTTACGAAAAAGTGACTCCCGAACAAGCCCCATCCATTATTAAAGGGCTACAGGGGGAAGAGGTCACCGCAGCGCCAGGGAATCCCAATCATCCCTTCTTCAGCCATCAAGTGCAAATTGTCCGAGAACATAGTGGTCAAATCGATCCAGAAAGCATTGACGAGTATCTCGCCATTGGGGGCTATCAGGGCTTATACAAGAGCCTCTTTGAAATGTCCCCCGAAGAGGTAGTGCAAGAAATTACGCGCTCTGGGCTGCGGGGTCGCGGTGGGGCGGGTTTCCCCACTGGGCTGAAATGGTCAACGGTGGCAAAAATGCCTCCTGGACAAAAGTATGTGATTTGTAACGCGGATGAAGGCGACCCCGGGGCGTTTATGGATCGGAGTGTTTTGGAGAGTGATCCCCATCGAATTTTAGAAGGAATGGCGATCGCGGGCTATGCTGTGGGAGCAGACCACGGTTTTATTTATGTTCGCGCAGAGTATCCGTTAGCCATTTCTCGCCTAGAAAAAGCGATTAAGCAAGCCAAACGCAATAATGTCCTCGGTTCGCAAATTTTCGGGTCTGCTATTAACTTCTCCGTAGAAATCCGCGTTGGGGCGGGTGCATTTGTTTGTGGGGAAGAAACGGCTCTCATTGCTTCGGTTTCAGGCGGACGCGGTACCCCTCGCCCCCGTCCTCCTTATCCGGCTGTCGTGGGTCTATATGGTAAACCTACCTTGATTAATAATGTGGAAACCCTGGGTAATATTGCCCCCATTATCACCAAAGGATCGGACTGGTATGCAAGCATCGGGACGGAGAAGAGTAAAGGCACCAAGATTTTCTCTCTAACAGGAAACGTGGTTTATAACGGTTTAATTGAAGTGCCCATGGGCATTACCCTGCGAGAAATTGTCGAAGAAATGGGCGGAGGGGTTCCCAATGGCGGTCAAGTGAAAGCCGTGCAAACGGGGGGTCCTTCTGGAGGCTGTATCCCTGCGGATCAACTCAATATTTCTGTCGATTACGAATCGCTGTCCGCCGTGGGTTCTATGATGGGATCTGGTGGCATGGTGGTCATGGATCAAGACACCAGTATGGTTGGGGTTGCCAAGTATTACATGGAATTCTGTCAAGAAGAAAGTTGTGGCAAGTGCATTCCTTGTCGGGCGGGAACCGTACAAATGTACGATCTGCTCAAAAAAATACTCGCGGAACAAGCTACGGACGCTGATTTGGCGAAACTGCAAGAACTCTGCGACATGGTAAAAGCAACCAGTTTGTGCGGTTTGGGGCAAACATCGCCGAATCCCGTCTTGAGTACCTTACGCTATTTTGAGTCTGAGTATCAAGACCTGCTACAGCCGGTGATGAGTAAAGTATAA
- the hoxE gene encoding bidirectional hydrogenase complex protein HoxE produces the protein MTTATKTTQTEQAPKEKDKRFRVLDVTMKRAQYRQDALIEVLHKAQEAFGYLEEDVLAYVAKHLKLPLSRVYGVATFYHLFMLKPGGAHTCVVCMGTACYVKGSDKILSNLEKEFKITAGETTEDGQVSLVTARCIGACGIAPAIVFDGTVAGQQDTESVSKKLHEWQEEK, from the coding sequence ATGACAACTGCAACAAAGACAACTCAAACGGAGCAAGCTCCCAAAGAAAAAGATAAACGGTTTCGCGTCTTGGATGTGACCATGAAACGGGCGCAATATCGCCAAGATGCGTTAATCGAAGTCTTACACAAAGCACAAGAAGCATTTGGTTATTTAGAGGAAGATGTCCTCGCCTATGTTGCTAAGCACTTAAAACTCCCCTTGAGTCGGGTTTATGGTGTCGCCACATTCTACCATCTTTTCATGCTGAAGCCTGGTGGCGCTCATACTTGTGTGGTTTGTATGGGAACCGCTTGTTATGTCAAAGGCAGCGACAAAATCTTATCCAATCTCGAAAAAGAATTCAAAATCACTGCCGGAGAAACCACCGAAGATGGTCAAGTCTCTTTAGTAACCGCTCGTTGTATCGGGGCTTGTGGCATTGCCCCCGCGATCGTTTTTGATGGGACAGTTGCTGGGCAGCAAGACACCGAGAGTGTCAGCAAAAAGTTACACGAATGGCAAGAGGAGAAATAA
- a CDS encoding RNA-guided endonuclease TnpB family protein yields MYRCQQNRIKPSSEVIPILEHICYTANNLTNCGIYYARQTFFNEGRIIGKYEPEEVLKQQVNFKALYSQCAQQILRSVAESFKSYKGLRKAFFKGEISNHPKLPNYKGKGGMAVASYPKQALKLKDGQIRIPLGKTIKAWFGRSEFFVPFPSNLEWESIKELRIIPRNREFYVEWVYERPEVKTTVNSTEALGVDPGLDNWLTCVSTIGESFIIDGRKLKSLNQNYNRRVSSLKKGKPQGYWDFELARITEKRNRQVRDAVNKAAKMVINYCLNKDIGIIVFGWNKGQRQGINIGHKNNQNFVQIPTAKLKNQIQQLAEENGIEFVETEESYTSKASFLDRDLLPTFGEKPERWQPSGKRVKRGCYQDSKGRIVNADANAAANILRKVEIQLGLVLVKVSRAALTLPSRLYIWNSKRKSGATRFLRGAVC; encoded by the coding sequence ATGTACAGATGCCAGCAAAATCGAATTAAACCAAGCTCTGAGGTCATTCCCATATTAGAACATATTTGCTATACGGCTAATAATCTAACAAATTGTGGAATCTATTATGCCCGTCAAACTTTCTTTAATGAAGGTCGGATCATTGGAAAATATGAACCAGAAGAAGTCCTAAAACAACAAGTTAACTTCAAAGCCCTCTACTCTCAATGCGCTCAACAGATTCTTAGAAGCGTCGCAGAATCTTTTAAGTCCTATAAGGGTTTGAGAAAAGCCTTTTTCAAAGGAGAAATTAGTAATCATCCTAAACTCCCCAACTATAAGGGTAAAGGAGGAATGGCGGTTGCTTCCTATCCAAAACAAGCTCTGAAGTTAAAAGATGGTCAAATCAGAATCCCGCTAGGAAAAACAATTAAAGCGTGGTTTGGTCGATCAGAGTTTTTTGTTCCTTTCCCTTCTAATCTAGAATGGGAGAGCATTAAAGAGTTAAGAATTATTCCTAGAAACCGAGAGTTTTATGTGGAATGGGTGTATGAAAGACCTGAAGTCAAAACTACAGTTAATTCTACCGAAGCACTAGGGGTTGATCCAGGCTTGGATAACTGGTTAACTTGTGTTTCCACCATTGGAGAGTCTTTCATCATTGATGGGAGAAAACTTAAATCTCTAAATCAGAACTATAACCGCCGAGTGTCTTCTCTTAAAAAGGGAAAACCTCAAGGTTATTGGGACTTTGAGTTAGCTAGAATCACCGAAAAACGAAACCGCCAAGTTCGAGATGCTGTAAACAAGGCAGCGAAGATGGTGATTAACTATTGTCTTAATAAAGATATAGGGATCATCGTTTTCGGTTGGAATAAAGGTCAGCGTCAAGGGATCAATATAGGACACAAAAATAATCAAAACTTTGTCCAGATTCCCACAGCTAAGTTAAAGAATCAGATTCAACAATTAGCAGAGGAAAATGGAATTGAGTTTGTAGAAACTGAAGAGTCTTATACCTCAAAAGCCTCTTTTCTAGATCGTGATTTGCTACCGACATTCGGCGAGAAACCCGAAAGGTGGCAACCGTCAGGAAAGCGAGTAAAGAGAGGTTGCTATCAAGATTCAAAAGGAAGAATTGTAAATGCCGATGCAAACGCAGCAGCTAACATCCTCCGAAAAGTAGAGATACAGCTAGGATTAGTCCTAGTCAAGGTCAGTAGGGCAGCTTTGACTCTGCCATCCAGACTGTACATCTGGAACTCTAAGAGAAAGAGCGGAGCAACGAGGTTTTTAAGAGGGGCTGTGTGCTGA
- a CDS encoding DUF362 domain-containing protein, which produces MSYFNYKRRQILRLLGLATGAAVFPSACSLAQSGNSQTSASSTMKLKGNPPSDQVSRVAILKTDDRASAVPKLLDLLQPEGFTDKTVFIKPNYNTGDPAPAATDTDLLDSLTTEIEKTQAGQITIGDRSGMATTREAMQRKGVFELAEKRGLETIVFDEMPAEQWQYFDKEGTHWKQGFAIARPILDADAVINTCCLKTHRFGGHFTLSLKNSIGMVAKYVPGDNFNYMGDLHSSPHQRKMIAEVNAAYQPDLVLMDGVEAFVNGGPANGQKVAANVMIAGRDRVAVDVVGLALLRSFGTTQQVSEGSIWKLEQIQRATELGLGATHSEQIELITGDTASENLADQIRSLMI; this is translated from the coding sequence ATGTCCTATTTCAACTACAAACGCCGTCAAATCTTACGTTTATTAGGGTTAGCAACAGGGGCTGCTGTTTTCCCCTCTGCTTGTAGCTTGGCTCAATCTGGCAACTCCCAAACCTCTGCTTCTTCTACAATGAAGCTCAAAGGGAATCCACCTTCTGATCAGGTTTCTCGCGTCGCGATCCTCAAAACAGACGATCGCGCTTCTGCAGTCCCCAAACTCCTCGACTTATTACAACCCGAAGGCTTTACCGATAAAACCGTATTTATCAAACCCAACTACAACACAGGCGATCCTGCACCTGCAGCCACTGATACAGATTTACTCGATAGTCTGACTACCGAAATTGAAAAGACACAAGCGGGACAGATTACAATCGGGGATCGCTCAGGAATGGCAACAACTCGGGAAGCCATGCAACGAAAAGGTGTGTTTGAACTCGCGGAAAAACGGGGGCTAGAAACGATTGTTTTTGATGAAATGCCTGCCGAACAATGGCAATATTTTGACAAAGAAGGGACCCATTGGAAACAAGGTTTCGCGATCGCGCGTCCCATTTTAGATGCAGATGCTGTCATCAATACCTGCTGTCTGAAAACCCATCGCTTCGGCGGACACTTTACCCTCTCCCTGAAAAACAGCATTGGGATGGTGGCAAAATATGTGCCAGGGGACAATTTTAACTATATGGGAGACTTACATTCCTCTCCCCACCAGCGCAAAATGATTGCGGAAGTTAACGCAGCTTATCAACCCGACCTGGTGCTGATGGATGGCGTGGAAGCCTTTGTCAATGGGGGACCCGCCAATGGTCAAAAAGTGGCTGCAAATGTGATGATTGCGGGGCGCGATCGCGTTGCTGTAGATGTGGTCGGATTAGCCCTCTTACGGTCTTTTGGGACAACTCAACAAGTCTCTGAAGGGTCAATCTGGAAGTTAGAACAAATTCAAAGAGCAACAGAACTAGGATTAGGCGCAACTCACTCCGAACAAATTGAACTGATCACGGGTGATACCGCAAGTGAAAACTTGGCGGATCAGATTCGATCATTGATGATTTAA
- a CDS encoding efflux RND transporter permease subunit, translating to MTGFSISAIAIRRHIGTLAITVAVLVIGTIFLLQIPVNLLPSITYPRIRLEVRTPGVSPTVAVEEVAKPLEEALRATEGVVQIYSETEEGEVEVDLYFEAGDDVDQALNETTAAFNRVQGRLPDIVEDPRIFKFEPSQLPVYEFGLQSDSLRDVDLRVFADEELARELSLVRGAASVNVSGGVTEEVRVEIDPIRLQALGLGFTDVLEELRDRNVDVATGRLSGEDTEPLTRAIGKFDNAEEIRNLSFAVGDTEIPLSEFATVIDGTTEQRVFVTLNGDPAVKVSVQKQPTANTIEVVDRVKQRINQLQEVGTISDEMTLVTTKDESVFIRNSIKNVAVAGLTGATLAAVAVLLFLGSLRQTFIIIVGIPLATFTAILLMRGFDISLNVFSLGGLALGVGIVVDNAIVMLETIAEGVGMTPGHPVAEERPSNRYIIEQAENSSRSIESALLAATSTNLVSVVPFLLIGGFFSLLFSELILTISFAVASSMLIALTVVPMLASRLLAIPRSSGLSYFWFLRRFNDQFQSATRRYQQGLKQVLRYRLVVIAGAFLILGGGSFWFGGQLSQEILPEINTGQARMYVQFPTGTSLTENRQVMRLIDETLLDQPGTKSTFTTAGGYLFGTNTSPDVLGGSSTISVKAGVNVQSYIARVQPKLNQLNLVDTRVVIFPQDVRGISFNNSPTRGDVNVILQGNDTAQLQQAGEQVLAALDENVPSASFRPDPEPPQPEVQIRPDWQRAEEFGLTVTEIGEAIQTAVNGAVPTRLQRGDRLVDIRVQFPQSTLTTISDLEDVPLLVGENQSLKLKDIADIQPGIAPAEIQRLNQSQVYILEGDLVEGATLDRAIAQTKSIFQQLELPEGVTIAPSSAEANNTELQNALKLLGGLAAFMVFVVMAVQYNSLIDPLVIMLTVPLALAGGIFGLYLTDTPVGATVLVGAVLLVGIVVNNAIVMVEFANQIYTQQNVSRRQAILQAAPQRLRPILMTTITTVLGMFPLALGLGQGSEFLQPLGVVVFSGLSLATFLTLFIIPCFYTLLHDLFNSESPPSDPNQLEAVFQEESPYPETQK from the coding sequence ATGACTGGATTTAGTATTAGCGCGATCGCGATCCGAAGACATATTGGTACTCTCGCCATTACTGTTGCGGTATTAGTCATTGGAACTATTTTTCTCCTGCAAATTCCAGTCAATTTACTGCCATCGATTACCTATCCCCGCATCCGCCTCGAAGTCAGAACCCCTGGCGTTTCACCAACAGTTGCGGTGGAAGAAGTGGCTAAACCCCTAGAAGAAGCCCTCCGCGCCACAGAAGGGGTGGTGCAAATTTACTCCGAAACCGAAGAAGGGGAAGTGGAGGTTGATTTATACTTTGAAGCGGGAGATGATGTAGATCAGGCGTTGAATGAAACCACCGCAGCGTTTAATCGGGTGCAAGGAAGACTCCCCGATATTGTGGAAGATCCCCGCATTTTTAAGTTTGAACCTTCCCAGCTACCCGTTTATGAGTTTGGGTTACAATCAGACTCGCTTCGAGATGTGGACTTGCGCGTCTTTGCGGATGAAGAATTAGCCCGAGAATTAAGTCTGGTGCGCGGTGCTGCTTCAGTGAATGTTTCCGGTGGCGTAACCGAAGAAGTGCGCGTGGAAATTGATCCGATTCGGTTACAGGCTTTAGGCTTGGGGTTTACGGATGTTTTAGAGGAATTGCGCGATCGCAATGTGGATGTCGCCACAGGGCGTTTATCAGGAGAAGATACCGAACCCCTAACCCGCGCGATCGGAAAATTTGACAATGCGGAGGAGATTCGCAATTTATCCTTTGCTGTTGGAGATACAGAGATTCCCCTCAGTGAGTTTGCGACGGTGATTGATGGGACAACCGAACAACGGGTTTTTGTCACCCTCAATGGCGATCCTGCGGTGAAAGTGAGTGTGCAAAAACAGCCCACAGCGAACACGATTGAAGTGGTGGATCGAGTGAAACAGCGCATCAATCAACTGCAGGAAGTGGGAACGATTTCTGATGAGATGACGTTAGTAACAACGAAAGATGAATCGGTTTTTATTCGCAATTCTATTAAAAATGTCGCGGTTGCGGGGTTAACAGGGGCTACGTTAGCAGCCGTTGCAGTCTTATTATTTCTCGGGTCACTGCGTCAAACCTTTATTATTATTGTCGGGATTCCGTTGGCGACTTTTACCGCGATTTTATTAATGCGAGGCTTTGATATCTCCTTAAATGTCTTCAGTTTAGGGGGATTGGCGTTAGGCGTGGGAATTGTTGTTGATAACGCGATCGTCATGTTAGAAACTATCGCGGAAGGGGTGGGAATGACTCCGGGTCATCCTGTCGCAGAAGAACGCCCGAGTAATCGCTATATTATTGAACAAGCGGAAAATAGCAGTCGTAGCATTGAATCGGCTTTACTAGCTGCTACCAGTACCAACTTAGTCTCCGTTGTTCCCTTTTTACTGATTGGGGGCTTTTTCTCGCTGTTGTTTAGTGAATTAATTCTGACAATTAGTTTTGCGGTTGCGTCTTCAATGTTAATCGCGCTGACGGTTGTGCCGATGTTAGCCTCTCGTTTGTTAGCGATTCCTCGTAGTAGTGGCTTATCTTATTTCTGGTTTTTACGTCGCTTTAATGACCAGTTTCAATCCGCCACTCGTCGCTATCAGCAAGGCTTAAAACAAGTGCTACGGTATCGCCTTGTGGTTATTGCAGGTGCATTCCTGATTTTAGGAGGCGGGAGTTTCTGGTTCGGGGGACAACTCTCCCAAGAAATTTTACCCGAAATTAATACGGGACAAGCGCGAATGTATGTGCAGTTTCCCACAGGGACGAGTTTAACGGAAAACCGACAAGTGATGCGGTTAATCGATGAAACCTTATTAGACCAACCGGGAACCAAAAGCACGTTTACCACCGCAGGAGGCTACTTATTTGGGACGAATACTTCCCCTGATGTGTTAGGCGGATCGAGCACCATTAGTGTCAAAGCAGGGGTGAATGTCCAATCTTACATCGCTAGAGTTCAACCAAAACTGAATCAACTCAATTTAGTGGATACTCGGGTGGTCATCTTTCCCCAGGATGTTCGCGGGATTAGTTTTAATAATTCACCGACGCGCGGGGATGTCAATGTCATCTTACAAGGAAATGATACTGCCCAACTGCAACAAGCGGGAGAACAAGTTCTTGCAGCTTTAGATGAAAATGTTCCCTCGGCAAGTTTTCGCCCTGATCCCGAACCGCCACAGCCCGAAGTCCAGATTCGACCGGATTGGCAACGTGCCGAAGAGTTTGGTTTAACGGTGACTGAAATCGGAGAAGCAATCCAAACGGCTGTTAATGGGGCGGTTCCCACGCGCTTACAACGCGGCGATCGTTTGGTAGATATTCGGGTGCAGTTCCCGCAGTCAACCTTAACCACCATTTCTGACTTGGAAGACGTTCCTCTCTTGGTGGGCGAGAATCAATCCTTAAAACTCAAAGATATTGCTGATATTCAGCCTGGGATTGCCCCTGCTGAGATTCAACGGTTGAATCAAAGCCAAGTTTATATTCTCGAAGGCGATTTAGTGGAAGGAGCGACTCTCGATCGCGCGATCGCGCAAACTAAATCTATTTTTCAACAACTGGAACTCCCGGAAGGTGTTACCATTGCTCCCAGTTCAGCCGAAGCCAATAATACCGAATTACAGAACGCTTTGAAACTCCTCGGCGGACTCGCTGCATTTATGGTCTTTGTGGTGATGGCAGTGCAGTATAACTCCCTGATTGATCCGCTTGTGATTATGTTAACGGTTCCCCTCGCGTTGGCGGGTGGCATTTTCGGACTTTATCTTACGGATACCCCTGTCGGTGCAACCGTTTTAGTCGGTGCGGTTTTACTGGTGGGGATTGTTGTTAACAACGCGATCGTAATGGTGGAATTTGCCAATCAAATTTACACCCAACAAAACGTCAGTCGTCGCCAAGCAATTTTACAAGCAGCCCCGCAACGCTTACGCCCGATTTTAATGACCACCATTACCACCGTCTTAGGAATGTTTCCCCTTGCGTTAGGCTTAGGACAAGGGTCAGAGTTTTTACAACCGTTGGGGGTCGTTGTCTTTTCAGGGTTATCTCTAGCAACCTTTCTCACGCTATTTATTATTCCCTGCTTTTATACCCTACTGCACGATCTATTCAATTCTGAATCCCCACCCAGCGATCCAAATCAATTAGAGGCAGTTTTTCAAGAAGAATCTCCCTATCCTGAAACGCAAAAATAG
- a CDS encoding type II toxin-antitoxin system PemK/MazF family toxin has translation MVNDFYESGEVVLIAFPFSATTTRKRRPALILLDTGDEDIIVARITSQPQLSQFDIELKQWQASGLRLQSWVRVHKLATLQKNLVERRLGKLASTDWSKVQRMLKQLWE, from the coding sequence GTGGTCAATGATTTTTACGAATCAGGAGAGGTGGTGCTAATTGCTTTTCCTTTCTCCGCTACAACCACAAGAAAACGAAGACCTGCTCTGATTCTATTAGACACTGGGGATGAAGATATTATTGTGGCTCGCATAACCAGTCAACCTCAATTGAGTCAATTTGATATTGAGTTAAAGCAATGGCAAGCATCTGGTTTAAGACTACAATCATGGGTAAGAGTTCATAAACTAGCAACACTCCAAAAAAATCTAGTAGAGCGTCGCTTAGGAAAACTAGCTTCTACTGATTGGTCGAAAGTTCAAAGAATGCTAAAACAGCTTTGGGAGTGA
- a CDS encoding efflux RND transporter periplasmic adaptor subunit encodes MVLDQVGVLISKKGKRSFLTLLLSSLFVPTLIGCGKQFNASVTAQPSENQGEAESLAKVESAIAQVKSLNSPLTVKGDTFPQQVVALRSQAEGQLQTLTVDVGDPVEKGQILAQLNDNLLQTNIAEAEAELASRLAEVKQAQNQVRNAKIQLEQAQAEAEQAQADSRRLKNLSQQGAIPKQEAELAETEAIVAQKQVRAAREQIQIEQDAVATAQEQVRVQRSIIAQTQERLSYSTLKSPITGVVLERVTDPGNLIEPGDEVLTIGDFQTIKVRVNVSELALGEIRQGQSVTINLDAFPNESYTGTVSRISPAANPETRQVPIEITLPNPERRIGSGLLARVTFPREETEQVVIPETALQAEQKNNTATIFILNPTTEPPTVEAKTVQLGDRANNQVEILSGLDSETPYIVRSSRPLQSGEAVRLSAVSRTTTEEERGDKN; translated from the coding sequence ATGGTTTTAGATCAAGTTGGGGTTCTAATTTCTAAAAAGGGCAAAAGGTCTTTCCTTACTTTATTACTCAGCAGTTTATTCGTTCCCACCTTAATCGGATGTGGAAAGCAGTTTAACGCTTCGGTGACAGCGCAACCGAGTGAAAATCAGGGTGAAGCAGAATCTCTTGCTAAAGTCGAAAGCGCGATCGCGCAGGTCAAATCTCTCAATTCTCCCTTAACCGTAAAAGGAGATACATTCCCCCAGCAAGTGGTTGCATTACGTTCCCAAGCAGAAGGACAATTACAAACGCTAACCGTTGATGTGGGAGATCCAGTAGAAAAGGGACAGATTCTAGCGCAACTCAATGATAATCTTCTCCAAACCAACATCGCAGAAGCCGAAGCCGAACTAGCCAGTCGCCTTGCGGAGGTCAAGCAAGCCCAAAATCAAGTCAGAAACGCCAAAATCCAGCTAGAACAAGCCCAAGCCGAAGCCGAACAAGCCCAAGCTGATTCTCGACGGTTGAAAAATCTTTCTCAACAAGGCGCAATTCCAAAGCAGGAAGCAGAGTTAGCCGAAACCGAAGCCATTGTCGCCCAAAAACAAGTCCGTGCAGCGCGAGAACAAATCCAAATTGAACAAGACGCAGTGGCGACAGCCCAAGAACAAGTGCGAGTCCAACGTTCGATTATCGCTCAAACTCAAGAACGGTTATCTTATAGTACCTTAAAATCGCCAATTACGGGGGTGGTTTTAGAGCGAGTCACTGATCCAGGAAACTTAATCGAACCGGGAGATGAAGTGTTAACAATTGGGGATTTTCAAACCATTAAAGTGAGAGTGAATGTTTCTGAATTAGCATTAGGAGAGATTCGTCAAGGACAATCGGTAACGATTAATTTAGATGCGTTTCCCAATGAATCTTACACTGGAACAGTCAGTCGTATTTCTCCCGCAGCGAACCCCGAAACGCGACAAGTTCCCATTGAAATTACTTTACCTAATCCAGAAAGGCGTATTGGGAGTGGTTTACTGGCGAGAGTCACTTTTCCTCGTGAAGAAACAGAACAAGTGGTGATTCCAGAAACAGCATTACAAGCGGAACAAAAAAATAATACAGCAACCATTTTTATATTAAATCCCACCACTGAACCGCCAACCGTCGAAGCAAAAACAGTTCAACTCGGCGATCGCGCAAACAATCAAGTGGAAATTCTTTCGGGATTAGATTCGGAAACGCCCTATATTGTCCGCAGTAGTCGTCCGCTTCAATCTGGGGAAGCCGTGCGATTGAGTGCGGTTTCTCGTACTACGACAGAGGAAGAGAGGGGAGACAAAAACTAG